From the Salmo trutta chromosome 2, fSalTru1.1, whole genome shotgun sequence genome, one window contains:
- the dnaaf3l gene encoding dynein assembly factor 3, axonemal yields MSTGRTMEGAGCVTWWGFSPALDLLCRGSERQEGEVNVLLVGSGDPRHILKTVAGLRDTDTLHIWVIENSMDVVARQLLLLFLALTPQESMGLHEKTEVFLELFGNSEVRSQTEEILRHVASELSLSVTETLETPTNPCLDTTHLRFKERDDLDRIFKQWIHPPPSARSAHVSIAKTWDGRVRQHLGTRYDSRAGCFDWDLTMKLHQKGCGVINKQHYKLWRERGVAFEMREGIYQMANESLLSTRVFSHRGDKMALRGYWGDIVSSPYLSFGIETDDEKLLQKQNGQYVKTAQDISYVNVQALFKSLSCRGGTPPTQTCSEEGNALVALEPVSQPEAHHKSQINELMHLNGVSVTFLPLDSLSKLPEKQKYFHFFNSICCAASMVHHLSPTLRQIAAPKASLVVELAKYLLDLTKEQEVGFAEKVGDVAKEAGFEPSQEEKRDVYATFTLQEE; encoded by the exons ATGAGCACTGGACGAACTATGGAGGGCGCGGGTTGTGTGACCTGGTGGGGATTCAGTCCTGCTCTTGACCTCCTGTGCAGAG GCTCAGAGAGGCAGGAGGGTGAGGTAAATGTTCTACTGGTGGGCAGTGGCGACCCAAGACACATACTCAAGACCGTTGCTGGCCTGAGAGACACAGATACCCTTCAT ATATGGGTGATAGAGAATAGTATGGACGTGGTGGCTCGACAACTGCTGCTCCTCTTTCTGGCTCTGACACCCCAGGAGAGCATGGGACTTCACG AAAAGACTGAGGTTTTCCTGGAGTTGTTTGGTAACAGTGAGGTCCGCAGTCAGACAGAGGAGATACTGAGACACGTGGCGTCAGAACTGTCTCTCTCAGTCACTGAGACACTAGAAACACCCACAAATCCCTGCCTGGACACCACTCATCTCAGA TTCAAGGAGCGCGACGATTTGGACAGGATATTCAAGCAATGGATCCACCCTCCCCCATCTGCACGTTCTGCCCATGTATCAATAGCCAAGACCTGGGACGGCCGGGTCCGGCAGCACCTGGGCACCCGCTATGACTCTAGGGCGGGCTGCTTCGACTGGGACCTCACCATGAAGCTACACCAGAAAGGG TGTGGTGTTATCAACAAACAGCACTACAAACTATGGAGGGAGCGGGGCGTGGCCTTTGAGATGAGGGAGGGCATCTATCAAATGGCCAATGAGAGCTTACTCTCTACGCGAGTATTCAGCCAT aggGGTGACAAAATGGCACTGAGGGGATACTGGGGAGACATTGTGTCCAGTCCTTACCTCTCCTTTGGCATCGAGACAGATGACGAGAAACTGCTGCAGAAACAGAATGGGCAATACGTCAAG ACAGCCCAGGATATCTCGTATGTGAACGTGCAGGCGCTGTTCAAGTCTTTGTCCTGTAGAGGAGGCACTCCCCCTACTCAGACATGCAGTGAGGAGGGGAATGCACTTGTAGCACTGGAGCCAGTGTCACAACCAGAGGCCCATCACAAATCACAAATCAACG AACTCATGCACCTGAATGGGGTGTCAGTGACTTTCCTGCCCCTGGACTCTCTCTCCAAACTGCCAGAGAAACAGAAATACTTCCACTTTTTCAACAGCATCTGCTGTGCTGCCAG TATGGTGCACCATTTGAGCCCGACACTGAGACAGATTGCTGCACCCAAAGCCTCCCTCGTGGTGGAGCTGGCAAA GTACCTATTGGATCTTACCAAGGAGCAGGAGGTGGGGTTTGCTGAGAAAGTCGGTGACGTCGCCAAAGAGGCGGGGTTTGAGCCctcacaggagga